The genomic segment TTCGCCTCCTTACAAGTTCTACTCAGAAGCAGCAGCTTAGTGTCTCTGTTTGCTGAATCTCCTCCGGATCGCCTGCTTCACGTCAGTATTACGGAAGCTGTAGATGGCTGGATTGAGGGTGGGGATGAATACTGTGTAGAAGACGGATGCCATCTTGTCAGTCTGGGGGGCGTACGTGCTGTCGGGTCGTAGGTACATATAAATTTGGGTGCTGTATAGTAGCCCTACAGCTGTCAAGTGGGAGCCACAAGTCGATATGGCTCGTTTCGACCCCGCCCGCCCCACCGTGAAGAGGATCATCCCGTAGGAAGCCATGATAGCGGCCATACTGATTATCTGGATACCCCCACAGACTACTAATAGCAGGAGTTCGTTCAGGTCTGTGTTGGCGCAGGCCAGAGCCAGCACCGGATTGATATCACAAAAGAAGTCGTCCAGAGTGTGGGCTCCGCAGAAGGGCAAGCGGAAGGCCATGCCTGAATGGACTGCTCCGGAGGTGGCCCCCGCTGTATAGGACATGGCCACTAGGAGGCGACAGAGG from the Euleptes europaea isolate rEulEur1 chromosome 1, rEulEur1.hap1, whole genome shotgun sequence genome contains:
- the LOC130477883 gene encoding olfactory receptor 5C1-like; its protein translation is MAHLNSTRVTEFILLGFTTPRDIQLLLFGIFLLIYLLGVVGNLGLAILIRTERSLHTPMYYFLSHLALMDLCTCCTVAPKMLVGLWKGQDTIPLPACALQMFFFGAAADSVCSLLAVMAYDRYVAICRPLHYGTAMPQSLCRLLVAMSYTAGATSGAVHSGMAFRLPFCGAHTLDDFFCDINPVLALACANTDLNELLLLVVCGGIQIISMAAIMASYGMILFTVGRAGSKRAISTCGSHLTAVGLLYSTQIYMYLRPDSTYAPQTDKMASVFYTVFIPTLNPAIYSFRNTDVKQAIRRRFSKQRH